One Rhinolophus sinicus isolate RSC01 linkage group LG06, ASM3656204v1, whole genome shotgun sequence DNA window includes the following coding sequences:
- the MS4A3 gene encoding LOW QUALITY PROTEIN: membrane-spanning 4-domains subfamily A member 3 (The sequence of the model RefSeq protein was modified relative to this genomic sequence to represent the inferred CDS: inserted 1 base in 1 codon; deleted 1 base in 1 codon; substituted 1 base at 1 genomic stop codon): MASQEVVNTELGTASAGGTPGSRVEPEVANNSVYQLTDRSQNYQKEELQALGXAIQILNGAIILALGVFLGSLQTLSHLFRHFFFLFTFYTGYLIWGAVFFISSGSISVAAGRKTHKNIGNSFGMNIASATIALVGFIFLSINLAVNSLSFKSCQSSSLPDLCIYTGAASNDLVSLMLILTLLELCLTISISAMXCKANCCHSGEVGLFP; this comes from the exons ATGGCTTCCCAAGAAGTAGTTAATACAGAGCTGGGCACAGCCTCAGCAGGTGGTACCCCAGGAAGCCGGGTGGAACCAGAGGTGGCGAATAATTCTGTTTACCAACTCACTGATAGATCACAAAATTACCAGAAAGAGGAACTACAAGCTCTTGGGTAA GCCATCCAGATCCTGAATGGAGCAATAATTCTGGCTCTGGGAGTTTTTCTGGGTTCCTTACAAACCTTATCCCATCTCTTCAggcacttctttttt ctttttaccttctaCACAGGCTATCTGATATGGGGTGCTGTATTT TTTATTAGTTCAGGATCCATATCTGTTGCAGCTGGGAGAAAAACCCACAAGAACATCGGTAA CAGCTTCGGGATGAACATTGCCAGTGCTACAATTGCACTAGTGgggtttatttttctatcaataAATTTAGCAGTTAACAGCCTGTCATTCAAGAGCTGTCAGTCTTCATCGTTACCGGACTTATGCATTTACACGGGTGCCGCATCAAAc GACCTTGTGTCTCTAATGCTAATCCTTACCTTGCTGGAATTGTGCCTAACCATCTCCATCTCAGCCA GGTGCAAAGCAAACTGCTGTCATTCAGGAGAGGTAGGTTTGTTTCCATGA
- the MS4A2 gene encoding high affinity immunoglobulin epsilon receptor subunit beta, which yields MDTESRGRAGLALPSPQEPSNVSEIELSEAPFHDSALLEKPAPPPPPQTWRTFLKRELEFLGVTQILIGLICLCFGTFVFSMLKISEFERDLFSSFKAGFPFWGALLFTISGVLSIMTEKKDATYLMRGSLGASLVSSIAAGTGIVILVINLKSCLAYTHFCQKDYEDEFCVAACFSIEIVAMILFLTILGFGVAVLLTLYRVGELFKGKIPEDVLYEELNIYSPIYSELEERGETASPTDS from the exons ATGGACACAGAAAGTAGAGGCAGAGCAGGTCTTGCTCTCCCATCCCCTCAAGAACCATCCAA TGTATCTGAAATTGAACTTTCAGAAGCACCTTTCCATGATAGCGCCCTGTTGGAgaagcctgccccacccccaccgccccaAACATGGCGGACATTTTTGAAGAGAGAGCTGGAATTCCTGGGG GTAACACAAATTCTAATTGGGTTGATATGTCTTTGTTTTGGAACATTTGTCTTCTCCATGCTCAAGATTTCAGAATTtgagagagatttattttcatcatttaaagCAGGCTTCCCATTCTGGGGAGCACTACTT TTTACGATTTCCGGAGTTTTGTCAATTATGACTGAAAAGAAAGATGCAACATATCTG ATGCGAGGAAGCCTGGGAGCCAGCTTGGTCAGCAGCATCGCTGCGGGAACAGGAATCGTTATTCTGGTCATCAACCTAAAGAGCTGCTTGGCGTATACCCACTTTTGCCAGAAAGATTATGAGGATGAATTCTGCGTAGCGGCttgtttttccatt GAAATTGTGGCGATGATTCTGTTTCTCACTATTCTGGGGTTTGGCGTCGCTGTGTTACTCACGCTCTACAGAGTTGGAGAATTATTCAAAGGAAAG ATTCCAGAAGATGTTCTTTATGAAGAATTAAACATATATTCACCGATTTACAGTGAGTTGGAAGAAAGAGGGGAGACAGCTTCTCCCACTGATTCATAA